The sequence below is a genomic window from Nyctibius grandis isolate bNycGra1 chromosome 35, bNycGra1.pri, whole genome shotgun sequence.
aaaaccagcaCCACCCCCAAAACCAGTGTCCCCCCCGTGCCCACCCCCAAACCAGCATCACCCAGTGCccacccccaaaaccagcatcacccccaaaaccagcatcacccccgtgcccaccccaaaaccagtgTCCCCCCCATGCCCCGGTGACACGGTGAAGGGACCCCCGGCGCTTTGGGGGGGTCCACTCCCCCACATcctcccccacacacacacacccccagaGAGCTGAAACAAGGAGGTTTCACCCCAAAAAGGCACCGGTTTGGCTGGGgcacaaaaaaaatgagctaCTAGAAGAAAAACCCCTTTTTCCACGAATTTTTGTGCGGGGGGGGGGTCTCCCCCCGCTCCAGCTCAAGCCGAAGCACGTGACGGCGTCACCGACGCCAAATCTTGGCAGATTTCCCCCAATTCCCTCctcgggggcggggggaggcgaaGGGGGCGGCAGCTCCCGGCACTTCctcctttctaaccaaaaaaGTGCTCGGCGGGGGCTCGGCGCCCCGAAAACGTCAGAATTAAccttaaaaaagcttttttggggggtttttttttcagcgtTTGAGCTCGTTTGGGCTTGGGGGGGGAAACCAGGAGCCAAAATAATTTGGATTTTCCCTCAAGAGACAAGTTTGGGGAATAAAAACCCCGTTTGGAGGAGCCGGGGGGGTCCTGGCGTGGCAGGATCCGACCCCCCCCGTCGGGGCGACCGCGGGGCACAAACCTGCCTGATTTCACTCCGATTTCACCCCGGTTTCACTCCGGTTTCACCCCGATTTTACTCCGGTTTCGGTGGCGGGGTCTTCGAGCCGGGCGTCGGGGGGGTCCTCGCACcggcctggggggggggcagagggaagagagTCACCAGGGCGGCGCACACGCGTGTTCGCTGGGGagaccccagccccacagctcaCGACCCTCCACATCCCCCAtacaccctgacccccccagccccccagaTCCTGACTCCTCACACCCCACACCTTCCAGTCCCCCCACCCctgacccccccagccccacacactgACCCCTAcccctgacccccccaccccagagccCCCTGCCCTACACATCctgacccccccagccccacacgccgactcccaccccaaagcctcccagccccacacatcCTAatcccccccaaccccacacaccctgacccccacccctgacacccccagccccacacaccctgacccccacccctgacacccccagccccacacatcCTAACCCCCACCTTTGACAGCCCTCAGCCCCACacaccctgacccccacccctgaaacctccagccccacacaccccgacacccccagccccctatcctgcccccccccagccccacacaccctgacccccacccctgaccccccccagccccacaccccgacacccccagccccatatcctgcccctccccagccccacacaccctgaccccccccagccctcgccCCACAGGCCCCgacccccccgccgccccccggcccgtacctgccccgctcccctccggcCCGGCCGCTCCGGCTCCCTCCGCCCCGCAGAGCCGCCGCCTCCCATTGGGCCCGAGAGACGCGCGCTCCCATTGGCCCGCGGCGCCGCGCGGCCACGCCCACACGCCTGCGCCTCATGGGCGGGGCGCTGAGTGCGGCCACGCCCCCtcggggggctcggggctgcgGCTATTGGCTGCGGAGCCCGAGTGGGCGGGGCCTCACCAGGGGGCGGGGCCAGAGGGGGCAGCACAGCCCCTTTTTTacccttttcccattttttaccCATTTACCCCTTTTTTTACCCATTTAcccctattttttttaacattaaccCCCCTTTTtaccctttcctcccctttttttacCCTTTACCCTCCTTTTTTACCCTTTTCCCACCTTTTTTTACCAATTACCCCCATTTTTTTACCATTTGCCCCCATTTTTTTagccttttcccctttttaccCCATTTCTTTACCGCTTACCCCCCTTTTTTACCCCTTACCCccttttttttatcatttacccttttttttttaacattaaccCCCCTTTTTCACCCTTTACCCCCCCTTTTTACCCCATTTCTTTACCCCTTACACCCCCTTTTTACCCTTtaccccttttttccctttttttaccctttccccccccttttttattcttctcccCCTTTTTACCCTTTATCCCCCTTTTTTTACCCTTTACCCTTTTTTTACCCTTTACCCCCTTTTTTTTACCCCTTACCCAcctttttttaccctttcctcccccttctttacccttttctccccttttcccactttttttacccttttcccccccttttttacCCCTTACCCCCCTTTTTTTACCcttctcccccccttttttaCCCCTTACTCCCCTTTTTTaccctttcccccctttttttacCCTTTATCCCTTCTTTTCCACCATTCACACCATTTTTCCACCATTCACATTTTTTGTGTAGCGTTTACACCTCTTTATtaccccccacacccccactcccccccacccccccgccccatcaCGGTTTCCCCTTCTCCTCGGCGCCGTTCTCCTTCCGGATCTCCTCGTacagcccctctcctcctcctcctcctcctcctcctcccttctccgCTCCCTCCCCGCTCCTGGCGTTGGGCACCCAGAGCCCCGAGTCGATGCAGCGCTGCATGTGGTATTTGGcctcctgggggggggggggggggggcacacaaAGTGGGGGGGggtcctccctctgccccacaaCATTTGGGGCATCCCCCCCCCCTCGTTTACCCACCGTCGGATCCATTTTGCTGATcgtctcctgcagcagctgcacgTCCTTGACGTCGAAGcatttctgcagctcctgcgaggaagaggagggtggggATGCATGAGGGACCCCCAAACGCACCCAAACTCAGGGGGTTTGACCCCAAAAGCGGCGCGGGGCGGCACTCACGGGCGGCAGCGCCTCGTACACCTCCACGGGGTCCAGCCCGCCGGGGCCCAGCCGCTTCTGCCGCTCCTCCTCCTCGTACTCCTTCATCGCCTTCTCCACGCGcgcccgcgcccggccccgcacccGCTCCTTGAAGGCCTCCAGCTCCTCCGTGAAGCCCTCCATGTACTGCTGGTCGGCCGtctgcggggagggggcggtggggggggctggCATTCCCAAATAAACCATTTcccccccccaatccccccTCCAAATCCCCCATTCCCCCTccaaaacccccccaaatcccccattCCCCCTCATTTCCCCCCatttcccccccaaatcccccattccccccccaatcccccatttcccccccaaatcccccattcccccccaaaatcccccatTCCTCCCCAAAATCCCCCATTTCCCCTCAAATCCCCCTCAAATCCCCCATTCCCCCTCCAAATCCCCTTCAAATCCCCCATTTCCCCCTCCAAATCCCCCACTTCCCCCCCCaatcccccaaatccccctccaaatccccccaaaatccatttcccccccaaatccccctcaaatccccccaaaatcccccatttcccccccaaatccccccaaattccccatttcccccccaaatccccccaaattccccatttccccccccaaatccccccaaaatcccccaaaatcccccaaaatcccccaaaatccccccaaaatccccctcCAAATTCCCTTAAtcccccatttcccccccccaaaaaaacccccaatctcccatttcccccccaaaccccccatctccccctctaaatccccccaaaatcccccatTTCCCCTCCCAAATCCCCTCCAAAtcccccattcctcccccatATCCCCCATTTCCCTCCAAATCCCCGTTTTTTACCTTAATTTTGGCGAAAAACTGCCGGAAACAAGCTCGGGGATCGACCTTGAGGCTCTTGGCCAGCTCCAGGATGAACTGCATGACGATGGTCTGGTGGGCGACCTGCTCCATCAGGGCGTgcttctggggaggggggggcaagAAGGGGGGTGAGGACCCCACAGCAGGGGGGGGGGCACATCCCTGACCCCCTTTTTGGGAGGGGGGATGAGGATGGTGGCGGGGGGACTGTGTGGGGTGGGGGATGGGGGAGTCGCTGCTCTGAAGGGGCTTTTTCCCCCtaaattctgtgattccccGATTTTCTGGTTCCTGATTCCATAATTCCCCCGTTTCTGGCAGGAAAACGCCGCAGGAGGAAGCGGgagggggggtccgggggggggggttgaCCCCCTTCTCTCACCTCTTCCACCTCGAGGTCGATGCACCAGATGACCAGGTAATTCGCCGTCTCCTCGCAGACGAGGTGGGGGGTGTCGGAGAGGTACTTCTGGCTGTCGTCCCAGCGCCGCAGCATCCCTGGGGGGGGCGGCCCcgtgaggggaggggggggagagaaggaaggaaggaaggaaggaaggggggagagaaggaaggaaggaaggaaggggggagagaaggaaggaaggggggagagaaggaaggaaggggggaaagaaggaaggaaggggggaagagaaggaaggaaggggggaagagaaggaaggaaggggggaagagaaggaaggaaggggggaagagaaggaaggaaggggggaagagaaggaaggaaggggggaagagaaggaaggaaggggggaagagaaggaaggaaggggggaagagaaggaaggaaggggggaagagaaggaaggaaggggggaagagaaggaaggaaggggggaagagaaggaaggaaggggggaagagaaggaaggaaagaaggaaggaaggaaagaggaaaagaaggaaagagggaggaaaagaaggaaggaaagaggaaaagaaggaaagagggaggaaaagaaggaaagagggaggaaaagaaggaaagagggaggaaaagaaggaaagagggaggaaaagaaggaaagagggaggaaaagaaggaaagagggaggaaaagaaggaaagagggaggaaaagaaggaaagagggaggaaaagaaggaaagagggaggaaaagaaggaaagagggaggaaaagaaggaaagagggaggaaaagaaggaaagagggaggaaaagaaggaaagagggaggaaaagaaggaaagagggaggaaaagaaggaagagggaggaaaagaaggaaagagggaggaaaagaaggaaagagggaggggaaagagaaagggaggaaaaaaaggaaggaaggaaggggaaaaaagaaggaaggaaggaaggacgGACGGAccccagggaagggggaaaaaagaacccCGGGAAGGGTCCCGCCCCCCCCTCACCGAAGTGCTTGATCTGCTTCTCGTATCTCTCCACGAACGTTTTGtgcttcttctccttctgctcctccgtctcctcctgctcctccgcTCGCACGTTGAAGACGCTCTGGGGAGCGCGGGGCCGTTCagccggggggcggggggggggggggggttgggtgccccccgccgccccccccagACCCACCTTGCTGAAGCCGTCCTTGCTGAGCGTGTCCACGTTCCAGGGCAtgttcttctccttcttcttcagctcctccaatttcttctcccagctcttCTCCTCGTGCCGCAGCTGCTGAGCTTCGGCCTGGAGCTTTGCCAGCTCCCCCTTCCCGCCCTCCgccacctccagctccttcagcttctTCTGGCACTCGGCGAGTTTCCGTTTACACTCCCTGCACCCTTTATCCAGCTCggctttttccttctggaacTGCTCCATCCTCTCCACGCGAGCCTGGAGGGCCACAGGATGGAAACAGCGTCGTTAACTCCCCTCGTTAGTCGCCCTCCAGGAACCCCccaccctctccctgctccGTGATCCCCGGGGAACACGAAGCTGCTACGGGGGGAGACCAACACCCCCGAAACACCCCGATTTAGAGGGAAAAATCAAGTCCCTTCGCGCAGTTTTACCCCCCACCCTCTGGAACACAcgctggggggggggtcggAGCCCAGCTCCAGTGTGACCAAGCCCCTGCAGGTGTCACCCCCCCCGCCAGGCccgtggggacatggggagggtcTGGGGAGGCCCAGAAGGGTCCAGGAGCCCCCCAACACCCCGAGGGGCCTCCTGGGGGTGGCAGGAAGGGGCTGTGCCCCCCCGGGGGAGCCCCCAGGCTGCTCCCCAGGGGAACGGGGAGCCCTCAAGCatagtggggggggggggacggagcagggaccgggggggggggggcaggggagggaggggggtgtcACTGGTCATTGTGGGGATGGGGGACTCCCCCCTTGGGGGCCCCGGGGCCGGTCGCCATGGGAATAGGGGATCCCCCCCGCCATGGGGGTCCCGGGGCCGGTCACTATGGGAACAAAGGGCAGCCCCCCCATGGGGGTCCCTGCAGCCGGTCGCCATAGGAACAGGCGAGACCCCCCCCGCCACAGGGGTCCTCGGAGCTGGTTGTCATGGCAACAAGAGGCTTCCCCCCGCTTTCCATGGGCATCCCGGGGCCGGTCGCCATGGGAACGGGCCTCCCGGGAGAGCCGGGCCCcgatggcggggggggggggcccgcaCCTGATGCCGCCATCGGAAGAGACTGGCCGTGTCGATGTTGGGGTGAGTCTCGTCCTCATCGTCCGAGACCTCGATGTGGTCCCACACGCTGTAGTCCACCAtggcgcggccgccgccgccccgggcccgccgccgcctccggtCGCTTCTCGAAGCCTccagcgcccgccccgcccgcttCCGCCCCGCGACGAGCGCACTTCCGGGCGCGGCGTGCTGACGTACTTCCTGTTGCGCCCACCTGGCGTCGCGCATGCGCAGAGCCCGCAAGGGCCGCGCCGGTACTGCCGCCTCGCCCGGCACAAAGATGGCGCGGGATTTAAAGGGACACGCACATAAAAaaggggcgggaggggggcaGCGTCCCCAGGGCCTGCCCGGGGCctgcgggcggggaggggggacagggagctgcAAACTGCGTGTCTGGGGCCGTGGGGACAGAGAggtgtggggacaggggcatggggggacatggggacacatggggggacatgggagcacagggacatggggggacagggacacggggacaggggCATGAGGGGACATGGTGCCTTGGAGGGACAGGGgcatgggggacatgggggcacATGGTCatggggggcacagggacatgGTGATACAGAGACGTGGTGGCActgggacatgggggacacggtgacacagggacatggtggcacagggacatggggacacagagacgtggtggcactgggacatggtggcacagggacatggggacacagggacatgggggcaCATGGTGCCTTGGAGGGACAGGGGCATGGAGACAGGggcatggggggacatggggacacagggccatggggggcacagggacacggggacacagAGACGTGGTGGCCCTGGGACGTGGTGGCACtgggacatgggggacagggTGGCACAGGGCCATGGtggcacagggacatggggagaCATGGGCACACAGGGCCATGGCGGGCACAGGGACATGGTGACACAGAGAAGTGGTGGCACTGGGACATGGTGGCActgggacatgggggacatgggggcacAGGGACATGGTGGCACGGGGACATGGTGCCTTGTGGGGACAGGGGcatggggacagagggacatggggggacacggggacaccggGACACGGGGACCCCGTGCCAGGGTGTGAGGGCACTGGAGGGGGTCACGGTGCTGGGACACACGGAGGTACCGGGGGGGGGCGGTGCTGGGGACACCGGGAGTGCCCGGTACCGGGGGACAccggggacaccccccccaccccgtgccGGGGGACACCGGGGTCACCCCTCCCGGTGCCGGGAGACACACGGGTGGGGccggcgcggggctggggggggggagagcgGCTCCCGCCGTGTTTCCGCCGCCGCTGTCACCGGGGCCGGTACCGGGGCCGCCTCCTGCCACCGCCGCAGGCAAAGGCGGGTGGATGCCGGGGAGCGCCGCGGCACCGGGAGCCGGGCAGGTACGGCACCGGGAGCGGCACCGGGTGGCACCGGGAGCGGCACCGGGAGGCACCGGGAGCGGCACCGGGAGGGGCATCGGGAGCGGCACCGGGTGGCACCGGGAGCGGCACCGGGAGGCACCGGGGAAGCCCCGTCCCCGCCGCTCCCGGAGCCCCTCCGCTCCCGGTGCCAGCCGGTGCTCCCCCGGCCCCGAGCATCCCGCcgcagggaaggggagggggatgcGGAACTCCGGTACCCCCGGAGGGAGCCCCGGGAGCGGTGTGCGGGAACGGCTGCAGCCCGGAGATGCtgcggggggggctggggggatgcGGGACCGGGGGGATGCGGGACCGGGAGCTGCGGGGATGCGGGACCGGGGGCTCCGGTGGCTGCGGGGCTGCAGGATGGGGGGTACCGGAGGGTACCGGGGGTTACCGGGGGGGGTACCCGGGGGTACCGGGGGTCTCCACGCTCTCCCCCTCACCCCGGGCTctcccccgcagccccccgggccgTGGCGGgacccccccgcgccccccccgtGGCCGCCGCGCCCGGAGCGCCGGTACCGGGGggggacatgaggaagaaccGGAGCGACGCGGCGGGACCCggggagagggtgagggggcaccggggggcaccggggggttcgggggggggtgggggggaccccTCCGTACCCCGGCCCTGGGCACCCACAGCAGAGGGCGAGGGGCTCCTGCCTGGGcaccgtgccgtgccgtgccaaTCCGTGCCGTGCCATCCCGTGCCGTGCTGTGTGAGGTTCCCCAGCTGTGCCGTGCCACACCGTGTggtgccgtgccatgccatgccatgtcatcccgtgccgtgccatgccatgccgtgccaATCCATACCCTaccgtgccatgccgtgccgtgccgtgctaTGTGGTGTGAGGTTCCCTGTccgtgccgtgccatgctgtgccgtgccgtgctgtgccacgctgtgccatgctgtgccaatCCATACCTTATCATgccgtgccatgctgtgccatgcagTGCTGGAccgtgccatgccgtgctgTGCCAATCCATACCTTATcatgccgtgccgtgccgtgctgtGTGGTGTGAGGCTTGCTCACCACGTGCTACCATACCATACCATGCCATatcatgccatgccatgccatgtcATaccatgccatgctgtgccatgccatgccgtgccatgccgtgccatgcccCACCGCCCCGTCTgacaccccccctcccctcctcacaGCCCCCGCCGGAGTCGCCACCCCCCGGGTGCCTCACCCCCACTCCGGGGCCGTCGGGGCCTGACCCGCGCCGCGGGCGCCGCCGCCCCTCCGCCACCCTCCACGTGCCCCCCTGGCAGCCCCCGGAGCGCCCGCGCTCGCCGGagccccccgggccccccgcgCCCCACCACGCTGCCCCTCTGCGCCCCCGTCACCCGCCCCGAGCCCCCCAGGtagggacacgggggggacactGAGCCCGTCACCGCGGCGTCGGGgctccctggggacaccccgctCTGAGCCGGGGGGATGCGCTGGCCTTGACTGGGGGGGGGCGGTGACACCGGGGGCACCGTGCCAGGGCTGGGACGTGTCCCCTGGGCAGGGGGTCCTGCTGCGGTGGCCGGGGTagggacggggatggggacgTGGCCTGGGGTGGGGACGGTGGCCAGGATGGGGCCAGTTCCTGGGGTGGGGACAGTGGCCAGGATGGGGACATCCCTGGGACAGGGACGGTGACCAGGGTGGGGACagtgccagggatggggacatggcCCAGCACAGGGACATTGTCCATCATGGGGACATTGCCTGGGACCAGGACGATGCCCAGGATGGGGACAGTGTCCTCCATGGGGACAGTGTGTGGGATGGGGACATCcgtgggatggggacagtgccagggatggggacgtGGCCCAGGATGGGGACATTGTCCTCCATGGGGACATCACCTGGGACCAGGACtgtgccagggatggggacagtgtccaggacagggacagggacagtgccagggatggggatgtGGCCCAGGATGGGGACATTGTCCATGATGGGGACATTGC
It includes:
- the CDC37 gene encoding hsp90 co-chaperone Cdc37 produces the protein MVDYSVWDHIEVSDDEDETHPNIDTASLFRWRHQARVERMEQFQKEKAELDKGCRECKRKLAECQKKLKELEVAEGGKGELAKLQAEAQQLRHEEKSWEKKLEELKKKEKNMPWNVDTLSKDGFSKSVFNVRAEEQEETEEQKEKKHKTFVERYEKQIKHFGMLRRWDDSQKYLSDTPHLVCEETANYLVIWCIDLEVEEKHALMEQVAHQTIVMQFILELAKSLKVDPRACFRQFFAKIKTADQQYMEGFTEELEAFKERVRGRARARVEKAMKEYEEEERQKRLGPGGLDPVEVYEALPPELQKCFDVKDVQLLQETISKMDPTEAKYHMQRCIDSGLWVPNARSGEGAEKGGGGGGGGGEGLYEEIRKENGAEEKGKP